From Mobula hypostoma chromosome 8, sMobHyp1.1, whole genome shotgun sequence, the proteins below share one genomic window:
- the LOC134350219 gene encoding hepatic and glial cell adhesion molecule-like isoform X1: MLCQLYPVILAALLISTGGWAAAEPASVTRTLFGMAGSSLDFGSVYDLGVWQDLHSVTLKVTRATTLRAFQYVFSGRGMISTASYKDRVKFDPVSGSLQLLNFTAWDTGKYSIILIASNGTERIVLIRVLLYEALSRPEIWGHQSENTISLSCVVENGTEPQLNWSKDGVSVEGGAWTLLSQDRQNLTLLARLPAVCGIYTCLMWNRLGVASANYSLQESDEFPFCRQKPAPRRREFHACLIVVVLLVLLLIGIFVWVKKRRNRAVI; this comes from the exons GTGGCTGGGCGGCTGCTGAACCGGCTTCAGTGACCCGCACACTGTTCGGGATGGCCGGCAGCTCACTGGATTTTGGCTCCGTCTACGACCTGGGCGTCTGGCAGGACCTCCACAGCGTCACCCTGAAGGTGACCCGTGCGACCACCCTCCGCGCCTTCCAGTACGTCTTCTCCGGCCGCGGGATGATCTCCACCGCCTCCTATAAGGACCGGGTGAAGTTCGACCCAGTCTCCGGCTCGCTGCAGCTGCTGAACTTCACGGCCTGGGACACCGGGAAGTACAGCATTATTCTCATCGCCAGTAATGGCACTGAACGCATCGTGCTCATCCGGGTCCTCCTCTACG AAGCGCTCTCCAGGCCAGAGATCTGGGGACATCAGTCAGAAAATACTATCTCACTcagctgtgtggtggagaatgGGACGGAGCCTCAACTAAACTGGAGTAAGGATGGCGTAAGTGTGGAAGGAGGTGCCTGGACTCTGCTCTCCCAGGACAGGCAGAACCTCACCCTGCTGGCACGCCTGCCGGCAGTCTGTGGCATCTACACCTGCCTCATGTGGAACCGGCTTGGCGTGGCGTCTGCCAACTATTCCCTCCAAG AATCTGACGAGTTTCCATTTTGCCGACAAAAGCCTGCTCCGAGGAGAAGGGAGTTCCATGCCTGCCTGATAGTGGTGGTCCTCCTCGTGCTGCTGCTCATTGGGATCTTTGTGTGG GTTAAGAAGAGGAGGAACAGGGCAGTGATATAA
- the LOC134350219 gene encoding hepatic and glial cell adhesion molecule-like isoform X2 → MLCQLYPVILAALLISTGGWAAAEPASVTRTLFGMAGSSLDFGSVYDLGVWQDLHSVTLKVTRATTLRAFQYVFSGRGMISTASYKDRVKFDPVSGSLQLLNFTAWDTGKYSIILIASNGTERIVLIRVLLYALSRPEIWGHQSENTISLSCVVENGTEPQLNWSKDGVSVEGGAWTLLSQDRQNLTLLARLPAVCGIYTCLMWNRLGVASANYSLQESDEFPFCRQKPAPRRREFHACLIVVVLLVLLLIGIFVWVKKRRNRAVI, encoded by the exons GTGGCTGGGCGGCTGCTGAACCGGCTTCAGTGACCCGCACACTGTTCGGGATGGCCGGCAGCTCACTGGATTTTGGCTCCGTCTACGACCTGGGCGTCTGGCAGGACCTCCACAGCGTCACCCTGAAGGTGACCCGTGCGACCACCCTCCGCGCCTTCCAGTACGTCTTCTCCGGCCGCGGGATGATCTCCACCGCCTCCTATAAGGACCGGGTGAAGTTCGACCCAGTCTCCGGCTCGCTGCAGCTGCTGAACTTCACGGCCTGGGACACCGGGAAGTACAGCATTATTCTCATCGCCAGTAATGGCACTGAACGCATCGTGCTCATCCGGGTCCTCCTCTACG CGCTCTCCAGGCCAGAGATCTGGGGACATCAGTCAGAAAATACTATCTCACTcagctgtgtggtggagaatgGGACGGAGCCTCAACTAAACTGGAGTAAGGATGGCGTAAGTGTGGAAGGAGGTGCCTGGACTCTGCTCTCCCAGGACAGGCAGAACCTCACCCTGCTGGCACGCCTGCCGGCAGTCTGTGGCATCTACACCTGCCTCATGTGGAACCGGCTTGGCGTGGCGTCTGCCAACTATTCCCTCCAAG AATCTGACGAGTTTCCATTTTGCCGACAAAAGCCTGCTCCGAGGAGAAGGGAGTTCCATGCCTGCCTGATAGTGGTGGTCCTCCTCGTGCTGCTGCTCATTGGGATCTTTGTGTGG GTTAAGAAGAGGAGGAACAGGGCAGTGATATAA